The following proteins are co-located in the Mesorhizobium australicum WSM2073 genome:
- a CDS encoding NAD(P)H-dependent oxidoreductase, whose protein sequence is MRALVVYCHPVPESFCAAIRDTAVEVLTGRGWEVRLLDLYAEKFDPVMNCEERRFYNDQAPQDPALKPHFELLNWAEAILFVYPTWWYGLPAMLKGWLDRVWATNVAFKLPAGKGRIKSLMRHVTMVGVITTCGAPTWWSVVVGQPGRKTLLRGMRALCATRCKTFFLAHYLMDSSTSKSRAAFLAKVRAKLERF, encoded by the coding sequence ATGCGCGCGCTGGTGGTCTATTGCCATCCGGTGCCGGAGAGCTTTTGCGCCGCTATCCGTGACACCGCCGTGGAGGTTCTGACGGGAAGAGGCTGGGAGGTGCGGCTGCTCGACCTCTACGCCGAGAAGTTCGATCCGGTGATGAACTGCGAGGAACGGCGTTTCTACAACGACCAGGCGCCGCAGGATCCTGCGCTGAAGCCGCATTTCGAGCTGCTCAACTGGGCCGAGGCGATTCTCTTCGTCTATCCGACCTGGTGGTACGGGCTGCCGGCGATGCTGAAGGGTTGGCTCGACCGGGTGTGGGCGACCAACGTCGCCTTCAAGCTTCCGGCCGGCAAGGGGCGGATCAAATCGCTGATGCGGCATGTGACCATGGTTGGCGTCATCACCACCTGCGGCGCGCCGACATGGTGGAGCGTCGTCGTCGGCCAGCCGGGGCGCAAGACCCTGCTGCGCGGCATGCGGGCGCTCTGCGCCACGCGCTGCAAGACGTTTTTCCTGGCGCATTATCTGATGGATAGCTCGACGTCGAAGAGCCGGGCGGCGTTCCTGGCGAAGGTGCGGGCGAAGCTGGAGCGGTTTTAA
- a CDS encoding GcvT family protein, whose product MTARSLPTKAIPTKARAVIIGGGVSGCSVAYHLAKLGWTDIVLLERKQLTSGTTWHAAGLIGQLRGSQNMTRLAKYSADLYVKLEAETEVGTGMRQVGSITVALTEERKHEIYRQASLARAFDVDVREISPNEVKEMYPHLNVSDVVGAVHLPLDGQCDPANIAMALAKGARQRGATIAENVKVTKVHTKNGRVSGVSWAQGEGQGSIETDIVINCAGMWARDLGAQNGVNIPLHACEHFYLVTEPIPGLGRLPVLRVPDECAYYKEDAGKMMLGAFEPVAKPWGMDGIREDFCFDQLPEDMDHFEPILEMGVSRMPMLATAGIHTFFNGPESFTPDDRYYLGEAPELRGYWMATGYNSIGIVSSGGAGMALAQWINDGEAPFDLWEVDIRRTQPFQKNRRYLKERVSETLGLLYADHFPYRQMATSRGVRRSPLHEHLKARGAVFGEVAGWERANWFAREGQEREYRYSWKRQNWFDNQREEHLAVRGNVGLFDMTSFGKIRVEGRDACTFLQRLCANDMDVAPGKIVYTQMLNQRGGIESDLTVSRLSDTAYFLVVPGATLQRDLAWLHRHVGDQFVIITDVTAAESVLCVMGPDARKLIQKVSPNDFSNENNPFGTFQEIEIGMGLARAHRVTYVGELGWELYISTEQAAHVFEAIDEAGADVGLKLCGLHTLDSCRIEKAFRHFGHDITDEDNVLEAGLGFAVKTAKGDFIGRDAVLKKKEAGLDRRLVQFRLKDPQPLLFHNEAILRDGKIIGPITSGNYGHHLGGAIGLGYVPCQGQSEADVLASTYEIEIAGERFAAEASLKPMYDPKSERTKM is encoded by the coding sequence ATGACCGCCAGGAGCCTTCCCACGAAAGCCATCCCCACCAAGGCAAGGGCCGTCATCATCGGTGGCGGCGTCTCCGGCTGCTCGGTGGCCTACCACCTGGCCAAGCTTGGCTGGACCGACATCGTGCTTCTGGAGCGCAAGCAACTGACCTCGGGCACGACATGGCACGCCGCAGGGCTGATCGGACAGTTGCGCGGCTCGCAGAACATGACCCGGCTGGCGAAATATTCGGCCGATCTCTACGTCAAGCTGGAAGCCGAGACCGAGGTCGGCACCGGCATGCGCCAGGTCGGCTCGATCACCGTGGCGCTGACCGAAGAGCGCAAGCACGAGATCTACCGGCAGGCGTCGCTCGCCCGCGCCTTCGACGTCGACGTGCGCGAGATTTCTCCCAATGAGGTCAAGGAGATGTACCCGCATCTCAATGTCTCCGACGTGGTCGGCGCCGTGCATCTGCCGCTCGACGGCCAGTGCGACCCGGCCAACATCGCCATGGCGCTGGCCAAGGGTGCGCGCCAACGTGGCGCCACCATCGCGGAGAATGTGAAGGTCACCAAGGTCCATACGAAAAATGGCCGCGTCTCCGGCGTGTCCTGGGCGCAAGGCGAAGGCCAGGGCTCGATCGAGACCGATATCGTTATCAACTGCGCCGGCATGTGGGCGCGCGATCTCGGCGCCCAGAACGGCGTGAACATCCCGTTGCACGCCTGCGAGCACTTTTATCTGGTCACCGAGCCGATCCCCGGCCTTGGCCGCCTGCCAGTGCTGCGCGTGCCGGACGAGTGCGCCTACTACAAGGAAGACGCCGGCAAGATGATGCTCGGTGCCTTCGAGCCGGTGGCCAAGCCATGGGGCATGGACGGCATCCGCGAGGATTTCTGCTTCGACCAGTTGCCGGAGGACATGGACCATTTCGAACCGATCCTCGAAATGGGCGTTAGCCGCATGCCGATGCTGGCGACCGCCGGCATCCACACTTTCTTCAACGGCCCTGAAAGTTTTACCCCTGATGACCGCTACTATCTCGGCGAGGCGCCGGAGTTGCGCGGCTACTGGATGGCGACCGGCTACAATTCGATCGGCATCGTCTCCTCGGGCGGCGCCGGCATGGCGCTGGCGCAGTGGATCAACGATGGTGAAGCCCCGTTCGACCTGTGGGAAGTCGACATCCGCCGCACCCAGCCGTTCCAGAAGAACCGCCGCTATCTCAAGGAACGCGTCTCCGAAACGCTCGGCCTGCTTTATGCCGACCATTTCCCCTATCGCCAGATGGCAACCTCGCGTGGTGTGCGCCGCTCGCCCCTGCACGAGCATCTGAAGGCGCGCGGCGCCGTGTTCGGCGAAGTCGCCGGCTGGGAGCGTGCCAACTGGTTCGCCCGCGAAGGCCAGGAGCGCGAATATCGCTATTCCTGGAAGCGGCAGAACTGGTTTGATAACCAGCGCGAGGAGCATCTGGCGGTCCGCGGCAACGTCGGCCTGTTCGACATGACGTCGTTCGGCAAGATCCGCGTCGAGGGCCGCGACGCCTGCACCTTCCTGCAAAGACTCTGCGCCAACGACATGGACGTGGCGCCGGGCAAGATCGTCTACACGCAAATGCTCAACCAGCGCGGCGGCATAGAGAGCGACCTCACCGTGTCGCGGCTTTCGGATACGGCCTATTTCCTCGTCGTGCCGGGCGCCACGCTGCAGCGCGACCTCGCCTGGCTGCACCGGCATGTCGGCGACCAGTTCGTCATCATCACGGACGTAACCGCCGCTGAAAGCGTGCTCTGCGTGATGGGCCCGGATGCGCGAAAACTGATCCAGAAGGTCAGCCCCAACGACTTCTCCAACGAGAACAATCCGTTCGGCACGTTCCAGGAGATCGAAATCGGCATGGGCCTCGCCCGGGCGCACCGCGTCACCTATGTCGGAGAGCTCGGCTGGGAGCTTTACATCTCGACCGAACAGGCCGCCCATGTCTTCGAGGCCATCGATGAGGCCGGTGCCGATGTCGGGCTAAAGCTCTGTGGACTGCACACGCTCGATTCCTGCCGCATAGAAAAGGCTTTCCGCCATTTCGGACACGACATCACCGATGAGGACAATGTGCTGGAGGCGGGCCTCGGCTTCGCGGTGAAGACGGCCAAGGGCGATTTCATCGGCCGCGATGCCGTGCTGAAGAAGAAGGAGGCCGGATTGGACCGCCGCCTGGTCCAGTTCCGCCTCAAGGACCCGCAGCCTCTGCTCTTCCACAACGAAGCGATCCTGCGCGATGGCAAGATCATCGGTCCGATCACTTCGGGCAATTACGGCCACCATCTCGGCGGAGCGATCGGGCTGGGCTATGTGCCGTGCCAAGGGCAGAGCGAGGCGGATGTGCTCGCCTCGACTTATGAAATCGAGATCGCCGGCGAACGGTTTGCGGCTGAGGCATCGCTGAAACCGATGTACGATCCGAAATCGGAACGGACGAAGATGTAG
- a CDS encoding NAD(P)H-dependent oxidoreductase: MNILVLYAHPVETSFNAGLHRMIVERLTMAGHSIDDCDLYGEDFDPRLTRRERLDYHNFRGPGDPAAPYVERLLRADALVLSYPVWNYGFPAILKGFFDRVFLPGVSFKLVDGKVEPSLHNIRKVAAVTSYGGSRFRAFLMGDPPRKLIKRMLRATVKPGASVSYLAHYSMNLSTDETRKAFLAKVTASMDRF, translated from the coding sequence ATGAACATCCTCGTCCTCTATGCCCATCCCGTCGAGACCAGCTTCAATGCCGGCCTGCACCGGATGATCGTCGAGCGGCTCACGATGGCTGGCCATTCGATCGATGACTGCGATCTCTACGGCGAGGATTTCGATCCGCGTCTGACGCGCAGGGAGAGGCTGGATTATCACAATTTCCGCGGTCCCGGGGATCCTGCGGCGCCATACGTCGAGCGCCTGTTGCGGGCCGATGCGCTGGTGCTTTCCTATCCGGTCTGGAATTACGGTTTCCCGGCGATCCTGAAAGGGTTTTTCGATCGCGTCTTCCTGCCGGGCGTGTCGTTCAAGCTGGTCGACGGCAAGGTGGAGCCGTCGCTGCACAACATAAGAAAGGTCGCGGCGGTCACCTCCTATGGCGGCAGCCGGTTCCGCGCCTTTCTGATGGGCGACCCGCCGCGAAAACTGATCAAGCGCATGCTGCGCGCCACGGTAAAGCCGGGTGCTTCCGTTTCCTATCTGGCGCATTATTCGATGAACCTTTCGACCGACGAGACGCGCAAGGCATTCCTGGCCAAGGTCACGGCCAGCATGGACAGATTCTGA